The Flaviflexus equikiangi genome contains the following window.
ACGCTGAAGATGACCTGAGCTTCGAGCAGGAGGTCTCTGACGGCTGGTCGATCCAGGTGCCGGCAGGCAAGTGGCATGACGTGAAGAACACCGGTGATGAGCCGCTGCGGCTCTACACCGTCTATGCCCCGGTCCACCACGCGCAAGGAATCATCCACGAAACCGCCGAAGACTCCGAACGCGACGAGGAGAACGGCGTAGACGTGCCGCCAGAGTGGACAGTGCAGCCGGAAGACCCTGCAGAGGACCAGCACGCCTAAAGACCGGTGGCTGCCCTCAGAGGGCAGCCACCGAAACATGATCGCTCAGATGTTCTGGCTCTAGCGAATTTACTTCCACCACGTGTCTGACATTGCTGCCGGCATGTGTCGCTTGTGCCGTGATCTGAGGTAGTAGGCCTCGATGCGTTCTGCGACCTCGACGCTGACCGTCTTCCCCTCGAGATAGTCGTCAATGTTCTCGTAGGTCAGGCCGAGTTCGTCCTCATCGGTTCGCCCGGGGTTCTCGTCGAGGAGATCAGCGGTCGGCACCTTGTTCCACAGCTCTTCCGGGCCGCCCAGCTCTTTGACCAGGAGTCTCACCTGGCGCTTGTCGAGGCCCGCAAGGGGAACAATGTCGACGCCCCCGTCACCATACTTGGTATAGAAACCGGTCACAGCCTCCGCTGCGTGATCAGTACCCACCACGAGCATCCCAGTATCTCCCGCCACGGCATACTGCGCCATCATCCTCATACGCGCCTTGGCGTTGCCCTTGGTGAAGTCGGACATGCGAGCATCGACCCCAAGGCCATATTCTTTCTCGAAAGCGTCGACAGCGGGTCCGATATTGAACGTGACGCGGCGGTCGGGGGAGATGAACTCGATCGCGGCCTGAGCGTCCGACTCGTCCGACTGCACGTGATGGGGAAGTCGAACGGCCACGAAGCTTGCATCATGACCCTGCTGACGGGCTCGCTCGACGGACAGTTGGGCGAGACGCCCGCCGAGCGTTGAGTCCACGCCGCCCGAAATCCCGAGAACATATCCTCGAGCTCTCGCTTTGATGAGGTAGTCCGTCAGGAATTGGACTCGATCCTCGATCTCGGAAGCCGGATCGATCTCGGGCTTGACGCCCAGGTCACCAATGATCTCTTTCTGAAGGTCTCGCATGGTCCGACACTACCGGAAACACATACCCAGTTCCCGTGGATATTATACAGAGAGCCTGTGGATAACTCATCGTTTTTGGTGGAAAAGTGGCGAAAACCTGTGGACAATGGAGGATTTACGGTGGATAACGCTGTGGGAAACATGCCCTTCATGAAATGACACCGGTGTTTTTCAGGAGGTGAGAGGTGCGGCAGGTGTGGATATGCGGTCGACTAGTCTTCCAGTCGTCCCCAGTTCGATTCCATGCCCCGGAGCCGGTCGAGTTCGCGGCGATCCTTCTTCGTGGGCCTCCCCGCTCCGCGCTCGCGGATAAAAAGGGGCGGGATATAGACCTTCGCGCGCTCGGGCGTGTGGTTGATGTAGCACTCCTGGGCCAGCGGCGCGCTCGTGCGCTTGACGATGAGCTTGGTGACCTCGAGGATCCTATCCATCCCCTCGATCCTCAACCTCACCTCGTCTCCCACTTTCACCTTATGGCTGGCCTTCACCGGGGCGCCATTGACGCGGACGTGGCCGGCCTTGCAACTGTTGGTCGCTAGTGTGCGGGTCTTGAGCTGGCGCACAGCCCACAGCCACACATCGACACGAACACTCTCACTCATGGTGCCAGTGTAGATGCTGGTGCGCGGCTGACAGTCGGTGATATCTGTGCGGCACAACTTCCTGGCATCCGCAGGCGGATGGTCTCGGATCGCTGCTCGAAGGCTGTTCCGTCAGCACCGCAATGTCGTTCTGCGACTAGGCCGGGCCGGGGGTCCCGGCGTGCCGAGACCCCCCGCGCCACATCCCGCTATTTCATGCGCTTCTTCGTTTCGAGGTTCCGCTTGTAGAGCACCTTCTCGTCAATGGGGGCATTGTTGGATGCTCGGTGGTGACGATAGTATTCGGCGGCTTGGACCTGCCGCTCGCGTTCGAGCCCGGAGGATATGGGGGCCCTCCAATGCTCTTGCGTGTAGCCGAAGGCCGCCACGAGGTCGAGGGCGTGCGGCCTGATCTTCGTCAGGAGGCGTGCGATGTAGTCGGATAGGGTCCGCGCACGGCCAAGGGAAAGATGACCGTTCATGAGGTACCAAGAGAGTTCGCGCTCGATCGTGGTGAGGGCAAACAGATCCCTCAGGCGGACGAGCACCGCTCGCGTAGCCTCATCCTCGACCTTCGCCAAGCCCTCGTTGAAGGCTGTCAAGAGGATGACATCGATGTGCGCCTTCGCGGTCTCGATGAGCTCGACCTGATGGGAGTTGACGAGGGCCGCAGCCTTCTCCTTCGGCATATTGGGAGCCTGTCGAAGGTTGAGGCTCAACTCTTCCACCATGGATTCGGCCCGGGTCGAGATGAGCTCGAGCTGGAGATCCGGATCCCTGAGGGACGCCGCGGTACGGCGGACCGAGCCGAGGTCGGATGCGGACTGGAGGAGGCGGCGCCATGGGGTGTGCCGGGCCGAGATGGTTTCTGCCCGAGAGGTGATGAACTTCGTGACATCGCCAGCATCCATGCCCTTGAGCGAGTTCGCGTATTCGCCGAGGAGGCGCTTGCCGACCAGCTGGAGAAGGATGTGGTTATCCCCCTCGAAGGTCGCGTAGATGTCGAGGTCATCGTGCAGTCCCACGAGCCTGTTCTCAGCCATGTAACCTGCTCCACCAC
Protein-coding sequences here:
- the nadE gene encoding ammonia-dependent NAD(+) synthetase; the encoded protein is MRDLQKEIIGDLGVKPEIDPASEIEDRVQFLTDYLIKARARGYVLGISGGVDSTLGGRLAQLSVERARQQGHDASFVAVRLPHHVQSDESDAQAAIEFISPDRRVTFNIGPAVDAFEKEYGLGVDARMSDFTKGNAKARMRMMAQYAVAGDTGMLVVGTDHAAEAVTGFYTKYGDGGVDIVPLAGLDKRQVRLLVKELGGPEELWNKVPTADLLDENPGRTDEDELGLTYENIDDYLEGKTVSVEVAERIEAYYLRSRHKRHMPAAMSDTWWK
- a CDS encoding RNA-binding S4 domain-containing protein → MSESVRVDVWLWAVRQLKTRTLATNSCKAGHVRVNGAPVKASHKVKVGDEVRLRIEGMDRILEVTKLIVKRTSAPLAQECYINHTPERAKVYIPPLFIRERGAGRPTKKDRRELDRLRGMESNWGRLED
- a CDS encoding cupin domain-containing protein produces the protein MIKDIGPNPHAFDIETATRKNENYRTTVWTGKYLQVTLMSIEPGSSIGLEVHPETDQFLRIDAGTGLCVMGDAEDDLSFEQEVSDGWSIQVPAGKWHDVKNTGDEPLRLYTVYAPVHHAQGIIHETAEDSERDEENGVDVPPEWTVQPEDPAEDQHA